A single genomic interval of Myxocyprinus asiaticus isolate MX2 ecotype Aquarium Trade chromosome 19, UBuf_Myxa_2, whole genome shotgun sequence harbors:
- the fam228a gene encoding protein FAM228A, translating into MKLQQTSTITQRRTADDMKPTICLSSKKQLLEQLHSEQQEVNAITQPLLETEAGFIKNLEHYLTHRDTLALRKKELLHKRWTQCVWLPVQRCIEQHFTHHGYYETKNMRSMHMHYINYCNAKGFVFLESYDPLEYNPFLHHFNRPHYRKVSTPPLQDPLSLHSRTRIKEKMTILHCQTGHVYRRQQVEELLQRQSAPVSQNSPKNVWAKPSKDTVSEPVWQDRNVWRSRY; encoded by the exons ATGAAACTCCAACAAACAAGCACAATCACACAAAGGAGGACTGCAGATGACATGAAACCCACAATCTGTCtcagctccaaaaagcaactactg GAACAATTACACTCTGAACAGCAAGAAGTTAATGCCATTACGCAGCCACTGCTGGAGACTGAGGCTGGATTCATAAAG aaTCTGGAGCACTACCTAACTCACAGAGACACATTGGCCCTGAGGAAGAAGGAACTGCTCCATAAGCGCTGGACACAGTGTGTGTGGCTACCTGTACAGCGCTGCATTGAGCAACACTTTACACACCACGGCTATTATGAGACAAAGAACATGAGGAGCATGCACATGCACTACATTAACTACTGTAATGCTAAG GGTTTTGTGTTTCTAGAGAGCTATGATCCACTAGAGTACAATCCCTTCCTGCACCATTTCAACAGACCACATTATCGCAAA GTTTCTACCCCACCGTTGCAGGATCCACTGTCTCTTCATTCACGAACCAGGATTAAGGAAAAAATGACAATACTTCACTGCCAAACAG GTCATGTATATCGCCGTCAGCAGGTAGAGGAACTTCTCCAGAGGCAGAGTGCACCCGTTTCCCAGAATAGCCCTAAAAATGTATGGGCCAAACCCTCCAAAGATACTGTCTCAGAGCCAGTGTGGCAGGACCGAAACGTGTGGAGATCAAGGTACTAG